One genomic window of Nocardioides daphniae includes the following:
- a CDS encoding DUF2550 domain-containing protein has protein sequence MHDGWLGVLDALGILLVVLLVLLAGMVVSLVLRRRAISRAGATFELSHRVRDQRPGHGWVLGVGRYTGESLEWFRIFSLDPRPKRVWNRDEIAYEARRSPEGPEEGSLYDGHVVVVCRTPGGEVELAMSESSLMGFQSWLESGPPGTNWDAKPLR, from the coding sequence ATGCACGACGGCTGGCTCGGAGTGCTGGATGCGTTGGGCATCCTGCTGGTCGTGCTGCTCGTCCTGCTGGCCGGCATGGTCGTCAGCCTCGTGCTGAGGCGCCGTGCCATCTCCCGCGCCGGAGCCACCTTCGAGCTCAGCCACCGGGTCCGCGACCAGCGGCCCGGACACGGCTGGGTGCTCGGGGTCGGGCGCTACACCGGTGAGTCCCTGGAGTGGTTCCGCATCTTCTCGCTCGACCCGCGGCCCAAGCGGGTCTGGAACCGGGACGAGATCGCGTACGAGGCCCGGCGCTCGCCCGAGGGCCCCGAGGAGGGTTCCCTGTACGACGGCCACGTGGTCGTCGTCTGCCGTACCCCCGGCGGTGAGGTCGAGCTCGCGATGAGCGAGTCGTCGCTCATGGGGTTCCAGTCGTGGCTGGAGTCCGGGCCGCCCGGGACCAACTGGGACGCCAAGCCCCTGCGCTGA
- a CDS encoding F0F1 ATP synthase subunit epsilon — MAGTLQVELVAADRLVWSGEAKMVIARTTEGDMGVLPGHTPVLSVIIEGVVDIQTPEGETWVAAVDAGFLSVSNDRVSILSERAEMSHEIDLEKARRDLERAHAAGENDDAASEAVRRAEARVRAVERAS; from the coding sequence ATGGCTGGCACGCTGCAGGTGGAGCTCGTCGCCGCCGACCGCCTTGTGTGGTCGGGGGAGGCGAAGATGGTCATCGCCAGGACCACCGAGGGTGACATGGGTGTCCTGCCCGGTCACACCCCGGTCCTGTCGGTCATCATCGAGGGCGTCGTCGACATCCAGACCCCCGAGGGCGAGACCTGGGTGGCGGCGGTCGACGCCGGCTTCCTCTCCGTCTCGAACGACCGGGTCTCGATCCTGTCGGAGCGTGCGGAGATGTCGCACGAGATCGACCTCGAGAAGGCACGTCGCGACCTCGAGCGTGCCCACGCGGCCGGCGAGAACGACGACGCGGCCAGCGAGGCCGTCCGTCGCGCCGAGGCCCGCGTCCGGGCCGTCGAGCGGGCCTCGTGA
- the atpD gene encoding F0F1 ATP synthase subunit beta has product MTATVEETQATGAAGGVGRISRVIGAVVDIEFPTDAMPAIYNALEVDRELNGETETIVLEVSQHIGDGMVRAISMRSTDGMVRGTQVRDTGSSISVPVGDVTLGKVFNVIGECMNLEDGETLDVQERWGIHRKAPAFDQLESKTQMFETGIKVIDLLTPYVTGGKIGLFGGAGVGKTVLIQEMIARVAKNHGGVSVFAGVGERTREGNDLIVEMQEAGVFDKVALVFGQMDEPPGTRLRVALSALTMAEYFRDVQKQDVLLFVDNIFRFTQAGSEVSTLLGRMPSAVGYQPNLADEMGQLQERITSTRGHSITSMQAIYVPADDYTDPAPATTFAHLDATTELSRDIASLGIYPAVDPLTSTSRILDPQYIGQAHYDCAIRVKQILQRNKELQDIIAILGVDELSEEDKTIVHRARRIQRFLSQNTYVAKQFTGIEGSTVPLSETIEAFNKIADGEYDHVAEQAFFMCGGLDDVEAKWAEIQKNL; this is encoded by the coding sequence ATGACTGCCACTGTTGAAGAGACCCAGGCGACCGGCGCTGCCGGTGGGGTCGGACGCATTTCGCGCGTCATCGGCGCGGTTGTGGACATCGAGTTCCCGACCGACGCGATGCCGGCGATCTACAACGCGCTCGAGGTCGACCGCGAGCTGAACGGCGAGACCGAGACCATCGTGCTCGAGGTCTCCCAGCACATCGGCGACGGCATGGTTCGTGCCATCTCGATGCGCTCGACCGACGGCATGGTCCGTGGAACCCAGGTGCGCGACACCGGTTCCTCGATCTCCGTGCCGGTCGGCGACGTGACGCTGGGCAAGGTGTTCAACGTCATCGGCGAGTGCATGAACCTCGAGGACGGCGAGACCCTCGACGTCCAGGAGCGCTGGGGCATCCACCGCAAGGCTCCGGCCTTCGACCAGCTCGAGTCCAAGACCCAGATGTTCGAGACGGGCATCAAGGTCATCGACCTGCTCACCCCGTACGTGACCGGTGGAAAGATCGGTCTGTTCGGTGGTGCCGGTGTCGGCAAGACCGTCCTCATCCAGGAGATGATCGCCCGTGTGGCCAAGAACCACGGTGGTGTGTCGGTGTTCGCCGGTGTCGGCGAGCGCACCCGTGAGGGCAACGACCTGATCGTCGAGATGCAGGAGGCCGGCGTCTTCGACAAGGTCGCCCTGGTCTTCGGCCAGATGGACGAGCCGCCGGGCACGCGTCTTCGCGTCGCGCTCTCCGCACTCACCATGGCGGAGTACTTCCGCGACGTGCAGAAGCAGGACGTGCTGCTCTTCGTCGACAACATCTTCCGCTTCACGCAGGCCGGTTCCGAGGTCTCCACGCTGCTCGGCCGCATGCCGTCCGCCGTGGGCTACCAGCCGAACCTGGCCGACGAGATGGGTCAGCTGCAGGAGCGCATCACCTCGACGCGTGGTCACTCGATCACGTCGATGCAGGCGATCTACGTCCCCGCCGACGACTACACCGACCCGGCTCCCGCCACGACGTTCGCCCACCTGGACGCCACCACGGAGCTCTCGCGTGACATCGCCTCGCTGGGTATCTACCCGGCCGTGGACCCGCTCACGTCGACGTCGCGCATCCTCGACCCGCAGTACATCGGTCAGGCGCACTACGACTGCGCGATCCGCGTGAAGCAGATCCTGCAGCGCAACAAGGAGCTCCAGGACATCATCGCGATCCTCGGTGTCGACGAGCTGTCGGAGGAGGACAAGACGATCGTCCACCGCGCCCGTCGCATCCAGCGCTTCCTCTCGCAGAACACCTACGTGGCGAAGCAGTTCACCGGCATCGAGGGCTCGACGGTTCCGCTGTCCGAGACCATCGAGGCGTTCAACAAGATCGCCGACGGTGAGTACGACCACGTCGCCGAGCAGGCCTTCTTCATGTGCGGTGGTCTCGACGACGTCGAGGCCAAGTGGGCCGAGATCCAGAAGAACCTCTGA
- a CDS encoding F0F1 ATP synthase subunit gamma — protein sequence MAVSLREYRARIKSTESMKKITRAMELIAASRIIKAQQRAQAAAPYARELTRAVSAVATFSNVDHPLTTEPTDANRAAVLVVTSDRGLAGAYSSNVLKEAERLVEKLKEEGKQVDLYVTGRKAEAYFKFRDRAVVKAWTGFSDQPTYDVAAEIGGTLIEAFLDDDETGVDEVHVVYTRFKSMLTQEPQAVRLLPLEVVEGTEAPAEGELLPLYEFEPSAGEVLDALLPKYVQSRIFFALLQAAASELAARQKAMKSATDNADELIKKYKRIANQARQAGITQEISEIVGGVNALADANAGSE from the coding sequence ATGGCCGTATCGCTGCGTGAGTACCGCGCGCGGATCAAGTCGACGGAGTCGATGAAGAAGATCACGCGCGCCATGGAGCTCATTGCTGCGTCTCGCATCATCAAGGCGCAGCAGCGGGCACAGGCGGCAGCGCCGTACGCCCGTGAGCTGACGCGAGCGGTGTCGGCGGTGGCCACGTTCTCCAACGTGGACCACCCGCTGACCACCGAGCCCACGGACGCCAACCGTGCCGCGGTCCTGGTCGTGACCAGCGACCGCGGTCTGGCGGGTGCCTACTCCAGCAACGTTCTCAAGGAGGCCGAGCGCCTCGTCGAGAAGTTGAAGGAGGAGGGCAAGCAGGTCGACCTCTACGTCACCGGACGCAAGGCGGAGGCCTACTTCAAGTTCCGTGACCGCGCGGTCGTGAAGGCATGGACCGGCTTCTCCGACCAGCCCACGTACGACGTGGCTGCTGAGATCGGTGGGACGCTGATCGAGGCCTTCCTCGACGATGACGAGACGGGTGTCGACGAGGTGCACGTGGTCTACACGCGCTTCAAGTCGATGCTGACGCAGGAGCCGCAGGCCGTCCGCCTGCTGCCCCTCGAGGTCGTGGAGGGCACCGAGGCTCCGGCCGAGGGCGAGCTCCTCCCGCTCTACGAGTTCGAGCCCTCGGCAGGTGAGGTCCTCGACGCACTGCTTCCGAAGTACGTCCAGAGCCGCATCTTCTTCGCCCTGCTGCAGGCAGCCGCTTCCGAGCTCGCTGCCCGCCAGAAGGCGATGAAGTCCGCCACGGACAACGCCGACGAGCTCATCAAGAAGTACAAGCGAATCGCCAACCAGGCTCGCCAGGCTGGCATTACCCAGGAAATCAGCGAGATCGTCGGTGGCGTCAACGCCCTCGCCGACGCGAACGCCGGGAGTGAGTGA
- the atpA gene encoding F0F1 ATP synthase subunit alpha has protein sequence MTELSIRPEEIRDALQRFVSDYKPETASREEVGTVAEAADGIARVTGLPSVMANELLEFEDGTLGIALNLDTREIGVVILGDFDKIEEGQTVRRTGEILSVPVGEGYLGRVVDPLGTPIDGLGEITGIEGRRALELQAPTVVQRKSVHEPLATGIKAIDAMTPVGRGQRQLIIGDRATGKTTIAIDTIINQKQNWESGDPSKQVRCIYVAIGQKGSTIASVRGALAEAGALEYTTIVASPASDSAGFKYLAPYTGSAIGQHWMYDGKHVLIVFDDLTKQAEAYRAVSLLLRRPPGREAYPGDVFYLHSRLLERCAKLSDDMGAGSMTGLPIIETKANDVSAFIPTNVISITDGQIFLQSDLFAANQRPAIDVGVSVSRVGGAAMTKALKAVTGSLKVDLAQFRAMEAFAMFASDLDAASRQQLDRGQKLMALLKQPQYSPYPVEEMTVSLWTGTTGRLDAVPTDDVLRFEAEFLDFLRRSHAGILSAIRDSLKFEDSTEAELVKAYDAFLDQFETSEGHSIKAGREDHVALEDEDVEQEQIVKQKRG, from the coding sequence ATGACGGAGCTTTCGATCCGTCCGGAGGAGATCCGGGACGCGTTGCAGCGCTTCGTGTCGGACTACAAGCCCGAGACTGCTAGCCGCGAAGAGGTCGGCACCGTTGCCGAGGCCGCGGACGGCATCGCCCGTGTCACCGGACTCCCGTCCGTCATGGCCAACGAGCTGCTCGAGTTCGAGGACGGCACGCTGGGCATCGCCCTGAACCTCGACACCCGCGAGATCGGTGTCGTCATCCTGGGTGACTTCGACAAGATCGAAGAGGGCCAGACCGTGCGCCGCACCGGTGAGATCCTCTCGGTCCCCGTCGGCGAGGGCTACCTCGGCCGCGTCGTCGACCCGCTGGGCACCCCGATCGACGGTCTCGGTGAGATCACCGGCATCGAGGGTCGCCGCGCGCTGGAGCTCCAGGCTCCCACCGTCGTGCAGCGCAAGTCGGTGCACGAGCCGCTCGCCACCGGCATCAAGGCCATCGACGCCATGACCCCGGTCGGCCGTGGCCAGCGCCAGCTGATCATCGGTGACCGTGCGACCGGCAAGACGACGATCGCCATCGACACGATCATCAACCAGAAGCAGAACTGGGAGTCGGGCGACCCGTCGAAGCAGGTCCGCTGCATCTACGTCGCCATCGGCCAGAAGGGCTCGACCATCGCCTCCGTGCGTGGCGCCCTCGCCGAGGCCGGCGCCCTGGAGTACACCACCATCGTCGCCTCCCCGGCGTCCGACTCGGCTGGCTTCAAGTACCTGGCGCCCTACACCGGCTCGGCCATCGGCCAGCACTGGATGTACGACGGCAAGCACGTCCTCATCGTGTTCGACGACCTGACCAAGCAGGCCGAGGCCTACCGCGCCGTGTCGCTGCTGCTGCGCCGCCCGCCGGGCCGCGAGGCCTACCCGGGTGACGTCTTCTACCTGCACTCCCGCCTGCTGGAGCGTTGCGCGAAGCTGTCCGACGACATGGGCGCCGGCTCGATGACGGGTCTCCCGATCATCGAGACGAAGGCCAACGACGTCTCGGCCTTCATCCCGACCAACGTCATCTCGATCACGGACGGTCAGATCTTCCTTCAGTCCGACCTCTTCGCCGCCAACCAGCGCCCCGCCATCGACGTGGGTGTCTCGGTGTCGCGCGTCGGTGGTGCCGCGATGACGAAGGCCCTCAAGGCCGTCACCGGCTCGCTCAAGGTCGACCTGGCGCAGTTCCGCGCCATGGAGGCGTTCGCGATGTTCGCCTCCGACCTCGACGCCGCGTCGCGCCAGCAGCTCGACCGTGGCCAGAAGCTGATGGCCCTGCTCAAGCAGCCGCAGTACTCGCCGTACCCGGTCGAGGAGATGACCGTCTCGCTGTGGACCGGCACCACCGGCCGCCTGGACGCCGTCCCCACCGACGACGTGCTGCGCTTCGAGGCCGAGTTCCTCGACTTCCTGCGCCGCTCGCACGCCGGGATCCTCTCCGCGATCCGCGACTCGCTGAAGTTCGAGGACTCCACCGAGGCTGAGCTGGTGAAGGCGTACGACGCCTTCCTCGACCAGTTCGAGACCTCGGAGGGCCACTCGATCAAGGCCGGCCGTGAGGACCACGTCGCCCTTGAGGACGAGGACGTCGAGCAGGAGCAGATCGTCAAGCAGAAGCGGGGCTGA
- a CDS encoding F0F1 ATP synthase subunit delta encodes MTFRGASAEAYEALTSALEGTLAQAVDAAQVGADLFSVAEVLRDEPALRRVATDVSVDAAAKAGLVQELFTGKVSAPVVSFLGDAVVRRWTYPRDLPSALEELGVVATVKSAGDDAARLSAELFTVGQVLQDNPDLRSALSDPARATEDKRALVSGLLTGKALPATIALVDQALTGTHRTVSVAIDSYQHTAAAVNGRSVATVTVAKPLADADLDRITAALGRQYDREVQVNVIVDPAVIGGVKVEIGHEVIDGTVAARLDGVRRKLAV; translated from the coding sequence ATGACCTTTCGTGGTGCTTCTGCCGAGGCGTACGAGGCCCTGACCAGCGCGCTCGAGGGCACGCTGGCCCAGGCCGTTGACGCTGCGCAGGTCGGTGCTGACCTGTTCTCGGTGGCTGAGGTGCTTCGTGACGAGCCGGCCCTTCGCCGTGTCGCGACCGACGTGTCGGTCGACGCGGCGGCGAAGGCTGGCCTCGTCCAGGAGCTCTTCACCGGGAAGGTGTCGGCCCCGGTCGTCTCCTTCCTCGGTGACGCCGTGGTCCGCCGTTGGACCTACCCGCGCGACCTGCCCAGCGCCCTCGAGGAGCTGGGTGTCGTCGCCACGGTCAAGTCTGCCGGTGACGACGCAGCGCGGCTCTCCGCCGAGCTCTTCACCGTCGGCCAGGTCCTCCAGGACAACCCGGACCTCCGTTCGGCGCTGTCCGACCCGGCCCGCGCGACCGAGGACAAGCGTGCGCTGGTCAGCGGCCTGCTCACCGGCAAGGCCCTGCCCGCCACCATCGCCCTGGTCGACCAGGCCCTGACCGGCACGCACCGCACGGTCTCGGTCGCCATCGACAGCTACCAGCACACCGCTGCTGCCGTGAACGGCCGCTCGGTCGCCACCGTGACCGTGGCCAAGCCGCTCGCCGACGCCGACCTGGACCGCATCACCGCGGCCCTGGGGCGCCAGTACGACCGTGAGGTCCAGGTCAACGTCATCGTCGACCCGGCCGTCATCGGTGGCGTCAAGGTCGAGATCGGCCACGAGGTCATCGACGGCACCGTCGCTGCCCGCCTCGACGGCGTACGCCGCAAGCTGGCCGTCTGA
- a CDS encoding F0F1 ATP synthase subunit B: MPHPIEILLAALFFTILVILVKKFIVPAFEQTFAERTAAIEGGLAAAETKQAEADAKLAELDRQLSEARHEAARIREEAREQGAAIVVEMREQATADANRIVEAGKAQIEAERQQAITSLRAEVGGLAAGLAGSIVGESLDDDARSSRVVERFLAELEGAN; the protein is encoded by the coding sequence ATCCCGCACCCGATCGAGATCCTCCTCGCGGCGCTCTTCTTCACGATCCTCGTGATCCTGGTGAAGAAGTTCATCGTGCCTGCCTTCGAGCAGACGTTCGCCGAGCGCACGGCTGCCATCGAAGGCGGTCTGGCCGCTGCGGAGACCAAGCAGGCCGAGGCCGACGCCAAGCTCGCCGAGCTCGACCGTCAGCTCTCCGAGGCCCGCCACGAGGCTGCGCGCATCCGCGAGGAGGCACGCGAGCAGGGTGCAGCGATCGTCGTCGAGATGCGCGAGCAGGCCACGGCCGACGCCAACCGCATCGTCGAGGCCGGCAAGGCCCAGATCGAGGCCGAGCGCCAGCAGGCGATCACCTCGCTCCGTGCCGAGGTCGGCGGCCTCGCTGCCGGTCTGGCCGGAAGCATCGTCGGCGAGAGCTTGGACGACGACGCTCGCTCGAGCCGTGTCGTCGAGCGCTTCCTCGCTGAGCTGGAAGGCGCCAACTGA
- a CDS encoding F0F1 ATP synthase subunit C, translating to MLGYGVATIGPGLAVGLIFAAYINGVARQPESQGRLQPIAILGFALAEALAIIGIALAFVLGA from the coding sequence ATGCTCGGTTACGGCGTCGCGACGATCGGCCCCGGCCTCGCCGTCGGCCTGATCTTCGCCGCCTACATCAACGGCGTGGCTCGCCAGCCGGAGTCGCAGGGTCGCCTCCAGCCGATCGCCATCCTGGGCTTCGCCCTCGCCGAGGCCCTCGCCATCATCGGTATCGCCCTCGCCTTCGTGCTCGGCGCCTGA
- a CDS encoding glycosyltransferase family 4 protein produces MREFLLVFLVAAATTYLLTVIARDFAIRTGAVAAVRDRDVHAEPIPYLGGLAMLGGLVAAYVVAQHLPFLSQSDPFVFRDAGSVLIAGALICAVGVLDDIFDISALTKLGGQVLAAGLLVLFEVKFYFFPSATGSQFALTNEEGALLTVLLVVTTVNAVNMVDGLDGLASGVVGIGAAAFFLFCYQLSDLNGVTLATTGALLSAALAGACAGFLPHNFHPARLFMGDSGSMLIGLVMSASALTLTGQFDGSEISFGGEGGSPGWAVLLPLLLPVSLLIVPMTDLLLAVVRRTRAGRSPFAPDKEHLHHRLLEIGHSQRRAVFIMWLWAALISFGAVLVSLYSGVVIAGVMVLATVLVVGLTFLLPRMPTPQLKGAPLAADD; encoded by the coding sequence ATGCGTGAGTTCCTCCTGGTCTTCCTCGTCGCTGCGGCGACCACCTACCTGCTGACCGTCATCGCCCGGGACTTCGCGATCCGGACCGGTGCCGTCGCAGCGGTGCGTGACCGGGACGTGCACGCGGAGCCCATCCCCTACCTCGGCGGCCTGGCGATGCTGGGCGGGCTCGTGGCGGCGTACGTCGTCGCGCAGCACCTGCCCTTCCTCTCGCAGAGCGACCCGTTCGTCTTCCGGGACGCCGGCTCGGTGCTGATCGCCGGTGCCCTGATCTGCGCGGTCGGCGTGCTCGACGACATCTTCGACATCAGCGCCCTGACCAAGCTCGGGGGACAGGTGCTGGCGGCCGGTCTCCTGGTCCTCTTCGAGGTGAAGTTCTACTTCTTCCCGAGCGCCACCGGGTCGCAGTTCGCCCTCACCAACGAGGAGGGTGCGTTGCTGACCGTGCTGCTCGTGGTCACCACCGTCAACGCGGTCAACATGGTCGACGGCCTGGACGGCCTGGCCTCCGGCGTCGTCGGCATCGGCGCGGCTGCGTTCTTCCTCTTCTGCTACCAGCTCTCCGACCTCAACGGCGTCACGCTGGCGACCACCGGCGCCCTGCTCAGCGCCGCCCTCGCGGGTGCCTGCGCGGGCTTCCTGCCGCACAACTTCCATCCCGCGCGGCTCTTCATGGGTGACTCCGGCTCCATGCTCATCGGCCTGGTGATGAGTGCCAGCGCCCTCACGCTGACCGGTCAGTTCGACGGCTCGGAGATCAGCTTCGGCGGGGAGGGCGGAAGCCCCGGCTGGGCCGTCCTGCTGCCGCTCCTGCTGCCGGTGTCCCTGCTCATCGTGCCGATGACGGACCTGCTGCTCGCGGTGGTGCGCCGTACCCGGGCCGGTCGCTCGCCGTTCGCCCCGGACAAGGAGCACCTGCACCACCGGCTGCTGGAGATCGGCCACTCGCAGCGCCGCGCGGTCTTCATCATGTGGCTGTGGGCCGCGCTGATCAGCTTCGGTGCCGTGCTGGTGAGCCTCTACAGCGGCGTCGTGATCGCGGGCGTCATGGTGCTCGCGACGGTCCTCGTGGTCGGCCTGACCTTCCTCCTGCCACGCATGCCCACGCCGCAGCTGAAGGGTGCGCCGCTCGCTGCCGACGACTGA
- a CDS encoding L-threonylcarbamoyladenylate synthase produces MSTMRLSTTTETERADAVEAASLAVNRGDLVVIPTDTVYGIAADAFEPQAVQALLAAKGRGREMPPPVLISSAVTLDALATDVPEWGRALVREFWPGPLTVVCHQQSSLKWDLGETRGTVAVRMPDHQVALAVLERTGPLAVSSANKTGVAAALNVEEAEEMLADSVAVFVDAGLAPGMVPSTIVDLTGSECRVLRMGAVSEEQLRAVLEPLGVTLTGEGVHGQAVAEEAEGDGQG; encoded by the coding sequence ATGAGCACCATGCGACTGAGCACCACCACCGAGACCGAGCGCGCTGACGCCGTCGAGGCAGCGAGCCTGGCCGTCAACCGCGGCGACCTGGTCGTCATCCCCACCGACACCGTCTACGGCATCGCGGCCGACGCCTTCGAGCCCCAGGCCGTGCAGGCCCTGCTCGCCGCCAAGGGGCGCGGGCGCGAGATGCCGCCGCCCGTGCTGATCAGCAGCGCGGTGACGCTCGACGCGCTGGCCACCGACGTGCCCGAGTGGGGCCGGGCCCTGGTGCGGGAGTTCTGGCCCGGGCCGCTGACCGTCGTGTGCCACCAGCAGTCGTCCCTCAAGTGGGACCTGGGGGAGACCCGTGGCACTGTCGCCGTGCGCATGCCCGACCACCAGGTCGCCCTGGCCGTGCTGGAGCGCACCGGCCCGCTGGCCGTCAGCTCCGCCAACAAGACCGGCGTGGCCGCCGCCCTGAACGTCGAGGAGGCCGAGGAGATGCTGGCCGACAGCGTCGCCGTCTTCGTCGACGCCGGTCTGGCTCCGGGCATGGTGCCCTCGACGATCGTTGACCTGACCGGCTCCGAGTGCCGCGTGCTGAGGATGGGCGCGGTCTCCGAGGAGCAGCTCCGTGCCGTGCTGGAGCCGCTGGGCGTGACGCTGACCGGCGAGGGCGTCCACGGCCAGGCGGTCGCCGAGGAGGCCGAGGGCGACGGTCAGGGCTGA
- the prmC gene encoding peptide chain release factor N(5)-glutamine methyltransferase, producing the protein MRERRRAWAARLAEAGVTSPETDVNLLVSHVLDVGLGRLDLLEAVSEADADAIEALVARRADRVPLQHLTGRAWFRHVELAVGPGVFVPRPETELLAGWAVEACAGLESPVVVDLCTGSGAIAKAVADEVAGARVHAVEMDPDAHAWAERNLSGTGVDLRLGDMAAAFDDLAGTVDVLVCNPPYIPLEAWESVAVEARDHDPHLALFSGQDGLDAMRVLEARGAFLLRDGGVLGAEHADVQGESAPEVFVAAGRWSDVRDHRDLAGRARFLTARLAR; encoded by the coding sequence CTGCGCGAGCGCCGCCGGGCCTGGGCTGCCCGGTTGGCCGAGGCCGGGGTGACCTCACCCGAGACGGACGTCAACCTGCTGGTCTCCCACGTGCTCGACGTCGGCCTGGGGCGTCTCGACCTGCTCGAGGCCGTGAGCGAGGCCGACGCCGACGCGATCGAGGCCCTGGTCGCGCGGCGCGCCGACCGCGTCCCCCTGCAGCACCTGACCGGCCGGGCCTGGTTCCGCCACGTCGAGCTCGCGGTGGGCCCCGGTGTCTTCGTCCCGCGTCCCGAGACCGAGCTGCTCGCCGGGTGGGCCGTGGAGGCGTGCGCCGGCCTGGAGTCGCCCGTCGTCGTCGACCTGTGCACGGGCTCGGGCGCCATCGCCAAGGCGGTCGCCGACGAGGTGGCGGGCGCGCGTGTGCACGCCGTCGAGATGGACCCGGACGCCCATGCGTGGGCCGAGCGCAACCTGTCCGGGACCGGGGTCGACCTGCGTCTCGGTGACATGGCCGCCGCCTTCGACGACCTGGCCGGGACGGTCGACGTGCTGGTCTGCAACCCGCCCTACATCCCGCTCGAGGCGTGGGAGTCCGTGGCCGTCGAGGCGCGCGACCACGACCCTCACCTGGCCCTCTTCTCCGGCCAGGACGGCCTGGACGCCATGCGGGTCTTGGAGGCGCGCGGAGCGTTCCTGCTGCGCGACGGAGGAGTGCTGGGAGCCGAGCACGCCGACGTGCAGGGCGAGAGCGCCCCCGAGGTCTTCGTCGCCGCCGGACGGTGGAGCGACGTCCGTGACCATCGTGATCTGGCCGGTCGCGCGCGCTTCCTGACGGCGAGGCTGGCACGATGA
- the prfA gene encoding peptide chain release factor 1 codes for MFEAVEGMVAEHADLEQRLAAPETHADQRLAKQLNQRYAELSAVIGAWREWTGLQDDLVAARELASDDPDFAAEADTLAERIPVAEERLRRLLVPRDPADGKDALLEIKSGEGGEESALFAADLLRMYSRYAERAGWSVEVLDSTGSDLGGYKSVTVAVKARGAVEPGGAPYALLKFEGGVHRVQRVPVTESQGRVHTSAAGVLVMPEAEQVDVTVDDNDLRIDVFRSSGPGGQSVNTTDSAVRITHLPTGIVVSCQNEKSQLQNKEQAMRILRARLLTAAQDAADAEASEARRSQVRTVDRSERIRTYNYPENRISDHRTGYKSYNLDQVLDGDLGPVLDSCVQADLAARLAELED; via the coding sequence TTGTTCGAGGCCGTCGAGGGCATGGTCGCCGAGCATGCCGATCTCGAGCAGAGGCTCGCAGCCCCCGAGACGCACGCCGACCAGCGACTCGCCAAGCAGCTCAACCAGCGCTACGCCGAGCTCTCGGCCGTCATCGGAGCGTGGCGCGAGTGGACGGGCCTGCAGGACGACCTTGTGGCGGCCCGCGAGCTGGCTTCCGACGACCCCGACTTCGCCGCTGAGGCCGACACGCTCGCCGAGCGCATCCCCGTCGCCGAGGAGCGGCTGCGGCGCCTCCTGGTCCCGCGCGACCCGGCCGACGGCAAGGACGCGCTGCTCGAGATCAAGTCGGGTGAGGGCGGGGAGGAGTCCGCGCTCTTCGCCGCCGACCTGCTGCGCATGTACAGCCGCTACGCCGAACGTGCCGGCTGGTCGGTCGAGGTGCTCGACTCCACCGGCTCCGACCTCGGCGGCTACAAGTCGGTCACCGTCGCCGTGAAGGCGCGCGGTGCCGTGGAGCCCGGGGGAGCGCCGTACGCCCTGCTCAAGTTCGAGGGTGGCGTGCACCGCGTGCAGCGTGTCCCCGTGACCGAGTCGCAGGGAAGGGTCCACACCTCCGCCGCCGGTGTCCTGGTGATGCCCGAGGCGGAGCAGGTCGACGTCACGGTCGACGACAACGACCTGCGCATCGACGTCTTCCGCAGCTCGGGCCCCGGCGGGCAGAGCGTCAACACCACCGACTCCGCCGTGCGCATCACGCACCTGCCGACCGGCATCGTGGTGAGCTGCCAGAACGAGAAGTCGCAGCTGCAGAACAAGGAGCAGGCGATGCGCATCCTGCGCGCCCGCCTGCTCACCGCCGCCCAGGACGCCGCGGACGCCGAGGCGTCGGAGGCCCGTCGCTCGCAGGTGCGTACGGTCGACCGCTCCGAGCGGATCCGGACCTACAACTACCCGGAGAACCGGATCTCCGACCACCGCACCGGCTACAAGTCCTACAACCTCGACCAGGTCCTCGACGGTGACCTCGGTCCGGTGCTCGACTCCTGCGTCCAGGCCGACCTCGCGGCCCGCCTCGCCGAGCTGGAGGACTGA
- the rpmE gene encoding 50S ribosomal protein L31 has translation MQKDIHPEYVETAVTCTCGASFTTRSTATSGKLHADVCSQCHPFYTGKQKILDTGGRVARFEARYGKK, from the coding sequence ATGCAGAAGGACATTCACCCCGAGTACGTCGAGACCGCGGTCACCTGCACCTGCGGCGCGTCGTTCACCACCCGCAGCACCGCCACGTCCGGCAAGCTCCACGCCGACGTCTGCTCGCAGTGCCACCCGTTCTACACCGGTAAGCAGAAGATCCTCGACACCGGCGGCCGCGTGGCCCGCTTCGAGGCTCGCTACGGCAAGAAGTAA